The following are encoded together in the Candidatus Zixiibacteriota bacterium genome:
- a CDS encoding lysylphosphatidylglycerol synthase transmembrane domain-containing protein: MKKTLVVLLKIILTGVVVYYVARQVWVNWDQVRQFDWQFDIVYLALSLVCAMAALVVFSAAWVKVISAFGHLVSQAAGYRILNLSNLGRYIPGKVWQVFGMLYLAKQKNIPEEQAAASFVITELFTIPASLLVWVIAAQFEPALLIDKFKIMGPGSAYTAGILGLLGCAVLVLYPQPFLRLANFVLRKLGRPPALFTLDKSVALQAFVGYFLGWILFGLAFWLFLVSILGDSAPSILLSIGLYNIAYQIGYLAIFAPSGLGPRELIMGALLAPFVGPVAPALAVVARIWSVVIDASAALLALAIRK; this comes from the coding sequence TCAGGTCAGACAGTTCGACTGGCAGTTCGACATTGTGTATCTGGCGTTGTCGCTTGTCTGCGCGATGGCGGCCCTGGTCGTGTTTTCCGCCGCGTGGGTTAAAGTCATCTCGGCGTTCGGGCATCTGGTGAGTCAGGCAGCGGGGTATCGAATACTTAATCTCTCCAATCTTGGACGGTACATCCCCGGCAAGGTCTGGCAGGTGTTCGGGATGCTCTACCTCGCCAAACAGAAGAACATCCCGGAGGAGCAGGCGGCGGCTTCGTTCGTGATTACAGAACTTTTCACAATACCGGCCTCGCTTCTGGTTTGGGTGATAGCGGCCCAGTTCGAACCGGCGCTGCTGATCGATAAGTTCAAGATCATGGGGCCTGGCTCGGCGTATACCGCCGGTATTCTTGGTCTATTGGGTTGCGCCGTGCTGGTTCTGTATCCCCAGCCGTTTCTGCGGCTCGCCAACTTCGTACTGAGGAAACTGGGCCGTCCGCCGGCGCTTTTCACGCTGGACAAATCGGTTGCCCTGCAAGCGTTTGTCGGGTATTTTCTGGGCTGGATTTTATTCGGGCTGGCGTTCTGGCTGTTTCTGGTATCGATTCTCGGCGACAGCGCCCCGTCGATTTTGCTGTCGATCGGGCTGTACAATATCGCGTACCAGATCGGCTACCTGGCGATATTCGCTCCGAGCGGACTCGGCCCGCGCGAGTTGATCATGGGCGCGTTGCTCGCGCCGTTTGTCGGCCCGGTGGCTCCTGCGCTGGCGGTGGTGGCGCGAATTTGGTCGGTAGTAATTGACGCGTCGGCTGCGCTGCTGGCCCTGGCCATTAGGAAGTAG